TGAAAAGGCTCTGGCAATATTTTCAGGGTTATCGGTGGCAGTTGATCGTTGTTTTTATCCTGGTGGGCTTTTCTTCGCTTTTGATGCTGGCAGGCCCTTATTTCATTGGAAAAGCCATCGATGAATACATCGTTCCCAGAGATTTCAGAGGCCTGGTACGCCTTCTGGTGTTCATGGGTTTTGTGTATCTTTTGAGCTCTCTCTTTTACTGGCTTCAGGGCTACCTCATGGTTAATGTGGTTCAGCGGGGTGTTGCTCGGCTACGGAAAGACCTTTTTGATACTTTGCAGGCCTTGCCGCTCCGTTTTTTCGACACCAGGCCTCACGGTGACCTGATGAGTCGGTTAACCAACGATGTCGACAACATTAGCAACTCTTTGAGCAACACCATTACCCAGATGTTCTCCGGAATAATCACCATTCTGGGAGCGGTAGTGCTGATGCTCTGGATGAGCCCTGAGTTGACCGCAGTTAGCATAGCAGGTATACCACTTACTCTTCTGGTTACTCGCTTGGTGACCCGGCATACCCACAGGGGTTTTCTTGCACAACAGACTATATTGGGCAACCTTAATGGGATAGTTGAAGAGAATATTTCTGGCCTCAGGGTGGTCAAGGCTTTTGTTCGGGAAGAAAGTGAAATGGAGCGCTTTGAAGAGGCAAACCAGGCTCTCAGAGAGGCAGGAGTAAGGGCGCAAATATATGCTGGTGTAATGGGTCCGTTTATGAATGTTATCAACAACCTGAACCTGGCAATCATTGCTGGGGTTGGAGGATGGTTTGCAACGCGAGAAATAGTGAGCATAGGCACCATAGCCAGCTTTATCGTCTATTCCAGGCATTTTACCAGACCCCTGAATGAGTTGGCTAACCAGTTTAATATGCTTCAGTCGGCTGTGGCCAGTGCGGAAAGAATATTCAGAGTTATCGATGAGTCACCAGAGCCTCCGGATGCAGAAGAAGCTGTAGAATTCAAGGAAATCAGGGGTGAGGTGGAATTCCGTAACGTTTCTTTTTCTTACCAGAGGGGAGTACCGGTTCTTAAAAACGTAAGTTTTCATGTTAAGCCAGGACAAATGGTGGCTCTGGTTGGGCCAACCGGAGCGGGTAAGACCACCATCGTGAACCTCCTGGCCAGGTTTTACGAGGTGGATAGTGGAGAAATATTGATAGATGGCGTTGACATCAGGAAGATTAAAAAAGAATCTCTTCGTTCTCTTTTAGGAGTGGTTTTACAAGATACCTATCTCTTTTCCGAATCGGTGCGCGAAAACATCCGCTATGGGAGGCTATCAGCAACCGATGAAGAAGTGGAAGAGGCAGCCCGCCTGGCCAATGCGGAACAATTTATCCTCGGCTTGCCTCAGGGTTACGATACCATCCTTACTGATGGAGGGGAGAATCTAAGTCAAGGCCAGAGACAGCTCTTGGCCATTGCCAGGGTGATCTTGAAAGACCCAGCCATTCTTATTCTGGATGAGGCCACAAGCAATATTGACGTTCTGACCGAAAAACATGTTCAATCGGCCATGCTCAACCTGATGAGGGGTCGTACCAGTTTTGTCATTGCCCACCGTCTCAGTACTATCCGTAGTGCTGACCTGATCCTGGTGATCAACCAGGGAGAAATTGTTGAGCAGGGTACCCATCAGGAGCTCCTTGAGAAAGAGGGGTTTTATTATCGCCTGTACACGAGTCAGTTTGGTTTGAATTCTTCTATTTCTGTTCCCGATTCTTGAAGATTTTTGGCAGTTTATAACAGTCGTTTTTTAAGCCTCTTCCTTGACTGGGTCAATGTGTTCAAATAAAATTTGAAGCGATAAGTAGCCGATAAAACCCCGAAGGGTTGAGCGAAGAGAATCTTCTGTGAAAATTGCAGTGGTTGATGGCCTGGGTGGCGGCCTGGGTTGCCAGATAATTGAAAGCTTGAAAAAAGAGCTCGGGGATGCGGTGGAAATAATTGCCCTGGGCATAAATGCCGGGGCGACTGTTAATATGCTAAAAGCAGGAGCCAGGCGGGGAGCCACTGGAGAAAATGCTATTCGAGTTACTGGTAAAGAAGTGGATGCGATAACTGGCCCGGTAGGAATAATCATTCCCGATTCTATGATGGGTGAGGTAACCGCAGGGATAACTGAGGCAGTGATAAGTAGCCCTGCTCGGAAATTTTTGCTGTGTGTTAATCAGCCTCACGTTGAGTTTATCGGTGTTGAGAGCCAGCCGGTCAGTGTACTGATTGGGAAACTGGTCGAGAGAATTAAAGAGTTTATAAAAGAAGTATAAACTTCAGGTAAAAAGAGATAATTTTTGAGGAAACGGGATCACGAAGGTCCCTATCCGGCTCGAAAGCCGAAGGGGTTTTCGTGATTTTTGTTTTTAAAGGGGGTTTTTCCAATCGCCAGAAGAATTCTCTACTATGATTGTTTTTCGGGAATAAGTGGGGATATGAACCTGGGTGCTATGCTTGACCTGGGGGTGGACCCTGATTATCTGAGAGAGGAACTCAAAAAACTCGATCTCTCAGGCTACCAGTTAAAGGTATATCAAGACCAGAGAAAAGGCATAGCTGGGACCAGGGTGGAGGTTGTTGTTACGCAGCACCATCATGCTTCTCATTCGCACAGAAATTTCCAGGATATAAGGCGGATAGTGGAAGAGAGTGCTCTGAGTGAGCGAGTGAAAAAGTGGAGCTTAGAAATATTTACGAAGCTTGCCGAAGCAGAAGCTAAAGTTCATGGAAAAAGTATCGATGAAGTACATTTTCACGAAGTGGGTGCCTTAGATTCCATTGTGGATGTAGTAGGCGCTGCAATATGCAGAGAAAAACTCGAGGTGGACAAAATCGTCTTTTCACCGATAGAAGTAGGAAGTGGATTTGTGGAGTGTACCCATGGCCGGCTTCCAGTACCTGCGCCAGCCACTGCGGAGCTTTTACGGGGAGTGCCTATAACTTCTGAGAGTATCTCTGGTGAGCTTACTACTCCTACTGGAGCCGCCATAGCAGTTACCTTTGCTGAAGAATTCACCGCAAAGAAGAGTTTTCGAATACTGAAGGTAGGTTATGGTGTTGGCAAGCGGGACAGTAAAGACCTTCCAAATGTTTTGCGAGTGTTTCTGGGGGAGATTGAGGAAAAGGATTCCTCCTGGGAGGAGGAGCAAGGAACAGTGGTTGTGGAAACCAACATAGATGATATGAGTCCGGAGGTGTATGGGTATGTGATGGAGAAGCTTTTTGAGGGCGGTGCACTGGATGTTTATCTTATTCCGGTAATCATGAAAAAGAACCGGCCGGCTACTAAAGTGAGCGTTCTGTGTCGAGATGGGGACGCAGAAAAAATCACGGATATCCTTTTTCGAGAAACAACCACCCTGGGAGTAAGAAAGTACCAGGTTGAAAGGAAGCTAATGGATAGGAAAAAGGTAGCTGTGCAGACTCCCTATGGTGAGGTGGAGGTAAAGCTTGGTTTGCTGGGAAATCGAGTGCTCAAGTTTAAGCCGGAGTACGAGCAGTGCCAAAAAATAGCCAGGGAAAATGGACTTTCTCTGGATGAGGTTTATGAGATGGTAAAGGAGGTTTACAAATGCACATACCGGATGGATTTTTAGATACCAAAACCTGGGTCACCACGGTTGGAGTAAGTGCAATTTTTCTGAGCTATGGAATAAGCAGGTTGAAACGGGAATTCGATTATCGGAAAGTTCCCCTTATGGGGGTCGTTGCAGCTTTCATATTTGCCGCACAAATGATAAACTTCCCCGTGGCGGGAGGGACTTCGGGACATTTGATAGGAGCACTCCTTGCCGCAGTTCTCGCTGGTCCTCTGGAGGCCATGGTCATAATGTCGACCATTCTCATAGTTCAGTGCTTTGTGTTTATGGATGGCGGGGTAACCGCTCTGGGTGCAAACATATTGAACATGGCTTTAATAGCTACCTGGGTGGGATATTATGTTTACCGGCTTCTGGACAGAAAAAACGCTTTGCAACCCTGGGCACTTTTTTTGGGAAGCTGGGTTTCAGTGGTGGCAGCAGCAGTGGCAGCATCGATAGAGCTTGCGGTGTCTGGAACCATTCCTCTTTCGGTAGTTCTTCCAGCCATGCTTTTCTGGCACCTACTCATCGGGGTGGGTGAGGGAGCGATAACGCTTCTTGTAGTAAGTTATGTGAAGAAAACCAGGCCGGAAATACTTTTTGGGGAGGGATGAGAGTGCGAAAGATAGGATTTGTTCTGGCAGGACTTTTAGTGGCTTTTGTAGTTGGGGTGTTGCTTTCACCTTTTGCCAGCTCTTTCCCGGATGGCCTGGAGCGGGTGGCTGAAGACAAGGGTTTTATCGAGCGGGCAGTGGAGTTGCGTTTCCCTTTTCTGGTTCCTGATTACACTTTTCCTGGGATAAATAATGAGAAGCTGGCTACTTCTCTGGCGGGGCTTGTAGGAGTGGCGATTACTTTTGGAATAACTGTGGCTATTGGTAAAGCAATGGCCAAAAAAGATAGTAGATGAGTTGTCTTTCTGAGCGAGAAAAGAGCGTTCTTAACCGCATGGATGAAAGAGTGAAAATACTGAGTTGTGTGTTTTTCATAGTGATGGTAGTGTCTTTGAAGACACCACCATCACTTTTCTGGTCTTTTTTTGTGGTGCTTTTCGGTGTTTTTCTGGGAAGGGTAAGAGTGCGAGAATTTTTTGCAAGACTTGCTTTAGCTCTTCCCTTTGAGCTTTTGATAATAATTTTTGTGCCCTTCACCTTTCCAGGACAAGAAGTTTTGAACTTGTGGGGTTTGAGTTTGACGCTTGAAGGTCTGCAACGGGCGCTCCTTTTGTTTTTAAAGATGGAAGTGGCTTGTTCAGTTATGGCGCTGCTCATTCTTACCACGGGTGCTGACGGGATAATCAGGGGTTTGAGGGGTCTGGGCCTTCCGCAAGTTATGACCGTGCTTATGGAGTTTATTCTCAGGTATTTTGAGCTCTTCAGACAGGAGATGGAAAAAATGAACCTGGCTCGCAAATCCCGGGGTTATGTGAGGGGTAGGCACCTTTTTCACCGCAAGACCTTTAAGGTTTTGGGAGAAATTGTGGGAGGGACTCTAATTCGCTCTTATGAGCGCAGCGGGAGAGTTTACCAGGCCATGCTTTCTCGGGGATATGCTGGCTATATGGCAAGCAACCATTTTCACCGTTCTTTGAAGTTTGGAGAGATTATTTTGGGAGTGTTGTGGGCAGGAGCGGCAGTGGTCATCTTTATGTTTGAGCGGAGTGGAGCAATGTGAAAAGAGTTATAGAAGTGCAAGACCTCAGTTATCGGTATCCCGATGGTACTGAAGCCCTGAAGGGTGTTAGTTTCTCTATTGATTGGGGAACAAAGACCGTGCTGCTTGGTCCCAATGGCTCGGGGAAGTCCACCTTAATTATGCATCTAAACGGTGTTTTTCTTCCTCAGAAAGGGAAGGTATTCGTAGATGGTCAGGAAGTGACCAAAAAGACAGAGCAGACAGTGAGAAGGAAAGTGGGTATTGTTTTTCAGGATCCTGATGACCAGGTTTTTGCCTCTACCGTTTGGGAGGATGTGGCTTTTGGGCTCTTCAATCTGGGTATGCAGGAAAAAGAGATAAAAGAAAGAGTTGAAGAGGTGCTTAAGCTTGTTGGTGTGTGGCACCTTAGGAATAGAATTCCCTATCATCTGAGCTACGGTGAGAAGAAAAAGGTTGCTCTGGCCGGGGTTCTGGTTATGGAACCTGAGATTGTCGTTTTGGATGAACCGGGAACGTATCTTGACCCCCAGGGAAAGCGGGAGTTATTTTGGATGCTGGATGAGCTCTGTAAAAATCGAAAAACCCTGCTTATAGCAACTCATGATGTGGACCTGGCTGCAGAGTGGGCGGATAAGGTGATCATTTTGAAAGAAGGGAGGGTATTAAAAGAGGGAGGCAAGGATTTACTCCTTGAAGAAGAAGTACTTGCTGAAGCTAATCTGGTTTTTCCCAGGATATCTGAACTTTTTTTGCGGGCGGGATTTCCTAAAGAGAAGGTTCCATTTACCGTGGAAGAGGCGATTCGAGTTTTGAAAGGGGCAATACGATGACTGGAGAAGAGAAATATCAAGAATTGCTTTCCAGTTTGCAAACTCTGGGTAGTTTGGTGGTGGCGTTTTCAGGAGGAGTGGACAGTACGTTTTTGCTCTATGCAGCCAGGCAGGCTCTCGGAGATCGGGTGGTGGCTTTCACCGTGGATACACCCTACCATGCCCGCTGGGAAATTGAGGAGGCTGTTGTACTTGCCCAAAAGTTACAGGTAAAGCACGTAATAAAGCGCAAAGAAGAAATTCTACCCGAGGTTAAGAACAACCCTCCTGAGAGGTGTTATCTGTGTAAAAAGGCTCTATTTAAGGAGATATTGGGTTTTGCCAAGAAAGAGGGATTAGCTTGGGTGGCGGATGGAACCAACGCAGATGATTCGAAAGATTATCGGCCCGGGCTCAGAGCCTTGCGGGAGCTGGGGATAAAGAGTCCTTTGTGTGAAGTGGGTTTTACCAAGGAGGAAATAAGGACTATTTCCAAGGAGTTAAGTCTTCCCACC
This portion of the Thermatribacter velox genome encodes:
- a CDS encoding ABC transporter ATP-binding protein, which translates into the protein MAFDHRKPDSTSSETRAVPGLGPGRHFAVVTSKPEDSLNALKRLWQYFQGYRWQLIVVFILVGFSSLLMLAGPYFIGKAIDEYIVPRDFRGLVRLLVFMGFVYLLSSLFYWLQGYLMVNVVQRGVARLRKDLFDTLQALPLRFFDTRPHGDLMSRLTNDVDNISNSLSNTITQMFSGIITILGAVVLMLWMSPELTAVSIAGIPLTLLVTRLVTRHTHRGFLAQQTILGNLNGIVEENISGLRVVKAFVREESEMERFEEANQALREAGVRAQIYAGVMGPFMNVINNLNLAIIAGVGGWFATREIVSIGTIASFIVYSRHFTRPLNELANQFNMLQSAVASAERIFRVIDESPEPPDAEEAVEFKEIRGEVEFRNVSFSYQRGVPVLKNVSFHVKPGQMVALVGPTGAGKTTIVNLLARFYEVDSGEILIDGVDIRKIKKESLRSLLGVVLQDTYLFSESVRENIRYGRLSATDEEVEEAARLANAEQFILGLPQGYDTILTDGGENLSQGQRQLLAIARVILKDPAILILDEATSNIDVLTEKHVQSAMLNLMRGRTSFVIAHRLSTIRSADLILVINQGEIVEQGTHQELLEKEGFYYRLYTSQFGLNSSISVPDS
- a CDS encoding DUF3842 family protein, translating into MKIAVVDGLGGGLGCQIIESLKKELGDAVEIIALGINAGATVNMLKAGARRGATGENAIRVTGKEVDAITGPVGIIIPDSMMGEVTAGITEAVISSPARKFLLCVNQPHVEFIGVESQPVSVLIGKLVERIKEFIKEV
- the larC gene encoding nickel pincer cofactor biosynthesis protein LarC; the protein is MNLGAMLDLGVDPDYLREELKKLDLSGYQLKVYQDQRKGIAGTRVEVVVTQHHHASHSHRNFQDIRRIVEESALSERVKKWSLEIFTKLAEAEAKVHGKSIDEVHFHEVGALDSIVDVVGAAICREKLEVDKIVFSPIEVGSGFVECTHGRLPVPAPATAELLRGVPITSESISGELTTPTGAAIAVTFAEEFTAKKSFRILKVGYGVGKRDSKDLPNVLRVFLGEIEEKDSSWEEEQGTVVVETNIDDMSPEVYGYVMEKLFEGGALDVYLIPVIMKKNRPATKVSVLCRDGDAEKITDILFRETTTLGVRKYQVERKLMDRKKVAVQTPYGEVEVKLGLLGNRVLKFKPEYEQCQKIARENGLSLDEVYEMVKEVYKCTYRMDF
- a CDS encoding energy-coupling factor ABC transporter permease; its protein translation is MHIPDGFLDTKTWVTTVGVSAIFLSYGISRLKREFDYRKVPLMGVVAAFIFAAQMINFPVAGGTSGHLIGALLAAVLAGPLEAMVIMSTILIVQCFVFMDGGVTALGANILNMALIATWVGYYVYRLLDRKNALQPWALFLGSWVSVVAAAVAASIELAVSGTIPLSVVLPAMLFWHLLIGVGEGAITLLVVSYVKKTRPEILFGEG
- a CDS encoding PDGLE domain-containing protein; protein product: MRKIGFVLAGLLVAFVVGVLLSPFASSFPDGLERVAEDKGFIERAVELRFPFLVPDYTFPGINNEKLATSLAGLVGVAITFGITVAIGKAMAKKDSR
- the cbiQ gene encoding cobalt ECF transporter T component CbiQ, giving the protein MDERVKILSCVFFIVMVVSLKTPPSLFWSFFVVLFGVFLGRVRVREFFARLALALPFELLIIIFVPFTFPGQEVLNLWGLSLTLEGLQRALLLFLKMEVACSVMALLILTTGADGIIRGLRGLGLPQVMTVLMEFILRYFELFRQEMEKMNLARKSRGYVRGRHLFHRKTFKVLGEIVGGTLIRSYERSGRVYQAMLSRGYAGYMASNHFHRSLKFGEIILGVLWAGAAVVIFMFERSGAM
- a CDS encoding ATP-binding cassette domain-containing protein, with the translated sequence MKRVIEVQDLSYRYPDGTEALKGVSFSIDWGTKTVLLGPNGSGKSTLIMHLNGVFLPQKGKVFVDGQEVTKKTEQTVRRKVGIVFQDPDDQVFASTVWEDVAFGLFNLGMQEKEIKERVEEVLKLVGVWHLRNRIPYHLSYGEKKKVALAGVLVMEPEIVVLDEPGTYLDPQGKRELFWMLDELCKNRKTLLIATHDVDLAAEWADKVIILKEGRVLKEGGKDLLLEEEVLAEANLVFPRISELFLRAGFPKEKVPFTVEEAIRVLKGAIR
- the larE gene encoding ATP-dependent sacrificial sulfur transferase LarE: MTGEEKYQELLSSLQTLGSLVVAFSGGVDSTFLLYAARQALGDRVVAFTVDTPYHARWEIEEAVVLAQKLQVKHVIKRKEEILPEVKNNPPERCYLCKKALFKEILGFAKKEGLAWVADGTNADDSKDYRPGLRALRELGIKSPLCEVGFTKEEIRTISKELSLPTGDKPAYACLLSRIPYGQKVRVEDLKKIEKAELYLRNLGFKVVRVRLHEELARIEVAPSERGRFFQFQLLDEVVRNFKGMGFKYVALDLEGYRTGSLNEVLCNGRGKTETAS